From the genome of Larimichthys crocea isolate SSNF unplaced genomic scaffold, L_crocea_2.0 scaffold456, whole genome shotgun sequence:
TGACCACAAACTGCTGATTATTCCATCACAGCATTTACCGACATAGCATGCACCTTGAACACAATTTTATTATCAAACTGTCATGTCAGTGGGCACTTCCAACTGCAGGACATAAAAGCAGCCAGCAAGTTATTTTTGATTGTTAACTGGAAGATTAAGATGGTGAATACAAGGCCCAGTATGCAATGTTGCAGGTTCTTCAAGCATACAAACAGAAAGGCACCATTGATATTTTTCTGTACTGAAACATACTGTGAACCATTGCTACATACTAGTGTATGGCACTTTACCTACAAGACATGAACACATTTGTACACTTTTATAAAACTCTTTATTTACTACATcactaaaataaaagtttcatttcatttacacaGCAAATCATTTATAGAAAATAATGGTTTAATAGTGACTATTCCTGCCCCCCTCAACATAAAAGGATTCTCAGCTATTTTTCagctatttctcttttttttctttacacagcGACTGGATCTTGTTTGGTGGCAGAACTGGATAACTTGGCTTGCAGGTCATCATTTGGTGATGCTGGGTTAGTCCTGCGGCTATACATAGCCCTGAACAACAAGGCTGTAGTGCTATCTGTAGTGATGCAGGGCATGTGTCCCCCCTGAGGTTCCTCTGTTTTGCTCACCAGCATGCCAACACCACTGGACTCTACATTATGCAGCAAATGGGCATTGGTGGTTCTTTTGGTGCTGCAgtcaatgttgttgtttgtatgaCATAGCTTCTCAGGTGAAGCTAAGAACATATGGCTGGAAGCTGTGGTTTCATGATCACCTATGATTTGATAGTTACCATTCTCCATGGTAAACAATGGGCTAGGTGGTAAGCTATGGGCCTCATGGCCATGGTTAAAGTGGGCAGAGTTCCTCTTCTGTTCATTTCGGCTCAAAGACTTGTTTGGCTGACGTGTGTTCGACAACAGCAGGGGGCACTCCTCCTCACCAGAGGGACTTAAAGCCACTGATGGAACAGAGAAGGCCTGGCTTGACAAGGGAGCTGACATGTCTGATAAAGGAGACCCTGGAGTTGCTAGAGAGGTCCGGGA
Proteins encoded in this window:
- the nrg1 gene encoding pro-neuregulin-1, membrane-bound isoform isoform X6, producing the protein MASFYKAEELYQKRILTISGICIALLVVGIMCVVAYCKTKKQRKKLHDRLRQSLRNKRNNNANTGIDPNLASSARGHQISNLPLQDLQHINQCNGMVMQHATEKETETTFSTSKYALSAHEATTFTHISSQRLVSATTTPTQLSPVSRTSLATPGSPLSDMSAPLSSQAFSVPSVALSPSGEEECPLLLSNTRQPNKSLSRNEQKRNSAHFNHGHEAHSLPPSPLFTMENGNYQIIGDHETTASSHMFLASPEKLCHTNNNIDCSTKRTTNAHLLHNVESSGVGMLVSKTEEPQGGHMPCITTDSTTALLFRAMYSRRTNPASPNDDLQAKLSSSATKQDPVAV